One Helianthus annuus cultivar XRQ/B chromosome 12, HanXRQr2.0-SUNRISE, whole genome shotgun sequence genomic region harbors:
- the LOC110889563 gene encoding BEL1-like homeodomain protein 4, with amino-acid sequence MSQDYIFNFSHGFERSSTSTQDPIQRDPPPPSLVALEQMEGGHGGLPAVYETGTAGMLSEMFNFSNGGSTSANELLENHINYQQHHRNHRQTTAGEWYGNTAQAMQLFLTNPTTSSHSNNNNLSTNSTLHHQQSFGSTTDTEQGHFGPSSQFTWVPPGGSGASHDTEGLGGFEGLSLSLSSSLQHLEAAKVEELRIGDDRMIYFNQVSGVGHVDPYRSLNMQGGGVMGANHNHPVHVGFGSGSSLGVVKVLRNSRYAKAAQELLEEFCSVGRVNFKKNKSAVKHNNLDQDPSNSSSGGGGGASSSKDVPTLSSAERIEHQRRKVKLSSMLDEVDRRYNHYCEQMQMVVNSFDVVMGFGAAVPYTALAQKAMSRHFRCLKDAIAAQLKHSCDLLGEKNPNSSGVTKGETPRLKLLELSLRQQRAFHQMGMMEQEAWRPQRGLPERSVSILRAWLFEHFLHPYPSDADKHLLARQTGLSRSQVSNWFINARVRLWKPMVEEMYQKESNEEEEGDHNQDQDLDEHNNINYNKTGPSSSSSSSAAAAQTPMPPLPPPPTYTTTSTATPARRPEFNDPENDPSILAINTQNCFSENQATTVITGNTFPAKHDHADVGSTMIRFGTATATATGDVSLTLGLRQAGNLPEKSSFSVRDFGGC; translated from the exons ATGTCACAAGATTATATCTTCAATTTCTCACATGGGTTCGAAAGATCGTCAACGTCGACGCAAGATCCGATCCAAAGAGACCCACCACCTCCGTCACTAGTGGCGTTAGAACAAATGGAGGGCGGACACGGTGGTTTACCGGCGGTGTACGAAACCGGAACAGCCGGTATGTTATCCGAGATGTTCAATTTCTCAAACGGTGGATCCACCTCAGCAAATGAATTATTGGAGAATCATATAAACTACCAACAACACCACCGTAACCACCGGCAGACCACCGCCGGAGAGTGGTACGGTAACACTGCTCAAGCCATGCAACTTTTCTTGACAAACCCTACTACATCTTCacactctaataataataatctatctACCAATTCTACCCTTCACCATCAGCAAAGCTTTGGAAGTACAACCGATACCGAACAAGGGCATTTCGGTCCTTCTAGCCAGTTTACATGGGTACCTCCTGGTGGTAGTGGTGCATCTCATGACACAGAAGGTTTGGGTGGATTTGAAGGGCTTTCACTATCATTATCTTCAAGTTTGCAGCATCTTGAAGCCGCTAAAGTTGAGGAGTTGAGGATTGGAGATGATCGGATGATATACTTTAATCAGGTATCAGGTGTAGGTCATGTTGATCCTTATAGGAGTTTGAATATGCAAGGAGGGGGAGTTATGGGTGCGAACCATAATCATCCGGTTCATGTCGGGTTCGGATCAGGTTCTTCTTTAGGAGTTGTGAAAGTGCTTAGAAATTCTAGGTATGCTAAAGCAGCTCAAGAATTGTTGGAAGAGTTTTGCAGCGTCGGTAGGGttaattttaagaaaaataaGTCCGCTGTGAAACATAACAATTTAGATCAGGATCCGAGCAACagtagtagtggtggtggtggtggtgcttctTCTTCAAAAGATGTTCCTACTTTGTCATCAGCTGAGAGAATTGAGCATCAAAGACGAAAGGTCAAACTCTCTTCTATGCTTGATGAG GTGGACCGGAGATACAATCACTACTGTGAACAGATGCAAATGGTGGTGAATTCTTTTGATGTAGTGATGGGATTTGGTGCGGCAGTGCCATACACGGCGCTGGCACAAAAGGCAATGTCTCGTCATTTTCGTTGTTTAAAAGACGCGATAGCCGCGCAGTTGAAACATAGTTGTGACTTATTGGGGGAGAAAAATCCTAATTCTTCCGGGGTCACAAAAGGTGAGACACCAAGGCTTAAGTTATTGGAACTAAGCCTTAGACAACAAAGGGCATTCCATCAAATGGGCATGATGGAACAAGAAGCTTGGAGACCACAAAGAGGTTTACCAGAACGTTCTGTCAGTATTTTAAGAGCTTGGCTTTTCGAACACTTTTTACATCC GTACCCAAGTGATGCTGATAAACATTTGTTGGCTAGGCAAACTGGACTGTCTAGAAGTCAG GTTTCAAATTGGTTCATTAATGCAAGAGTACGGTTGTGGAAACCCATGGTGGAAGAAATGTACCAAAAAGAAAgcaatgaagaagaagaaggtgacCACAATCAAGACCAAGACCTAGATGAACATAACAACATTAATTACAACAAAACTGGtccctcttcatcatcctcttcttctgCTGCAGCGGCACAAACTCCGATGCCTCCTCTACCACCGCCTCCGACATACACCACCACTTCCACAGCAACACCTGCAAGACGACCTGAATTCAATGACCCCGAAAACGACCCATCAATCCTTGCAATCAATACACAAAACTGCTTCTCGGAAAACCAAGCTACTACTGTCATTACCGGCAACACTTTTCCGGCCAAACATGATCATGCTGACGTTGGTTCAACAATGATAAGGTTCGGTACCGCTACGGCTACGGCTACGGGTGACGTGTCACTTACTCTAGGGTTACGTCAAGCCGGAAACCTACCGGAGAAGAGTTCCTTTTCAGTTAGAGACTTTGGGGGGTGCTAA